From one Nonomuraea polychroma genomic stretch:
- a CDS encoding RNA-guided endonuclease InsQ/TnpB family protein, producing the protein MKLVVQVKLLPTPQQAEALEATLHQLNQAAGQVSRLAFETKTFGVYGLRRQVYGELKAAGLGAQQAQHVIKKVADAYTSLRGLIRNGRLTGRRRRRAESKPLTFRPEAAHPFDDRCLSWLHDTRSVSIWTVRGRVKDIAFTGSADQLKTLAAYRRGESDLLLRDGAWYLIATCEISQAPLTADPQGWIGVDRGIANLATTSDGVNYSGEKLTGYRRRMARVRAELQARGTKSARRKLKRRAKRERRFATETNHVIANEIVADAQRTGRGIAVEELAGIRERVRLWPSQRATLSNWPFHQLGEFLAYKARRAGVAFVQVDPAYTSQMCPNRWCGHTARANRPSRDSFRCGSCGFAGPADHIAALNVSRRASAVWAFVNMPNEPARESGLSASRAGRPDRIVRRKPWALALGR; encoded by the coding sequence GTGAAACTGGTGGTGCAGGTGAAGCTTCTGCCGACGCCCCAGCAGGCCGAGGCGCTGGAGGCGACCCTGCACCAGCTCAACCAGGCCGCCGGTCAGGTCTCCCGGCTCGCCTTTGAGACCAAGACCTTCGGGGTGTACGGCTTGCGCCGCCAGGTCTACGGCGAGCTGAAGGCCGCCGGGCTGGGGGCGCAGCAGGCCCAGCACGTGATCAAGAAGGTGGCCGATGCCTACACGAGCCTGCGAGGGTTGATCCGCAACGGCCGGCTGACCGGCAGGCGGCGGCGCAGGGCCGAGTCCAAGCCGCTCACCTTCCGGCCAGAGGCGGCCCATCCGTTCGATGACCGCTGCCTGTCCTGGCTGCACGATACCCGCTCGGTGTCGATCTGGACGGTGCGAGGCCGGGTGAAGGACATCGCCTTCACCGGCTCTGCCGACCAGTTGAAAACGCTGGCCGCCTATCGGCGGGGGGAGTCCGATCTGCTCCTTCGCGACGGCGCCTGGTATCTGATCGCGACCTGCGAGATCTCCCAAGCCCCGCTTACGGCCGACCCGCAGGGGTGGATCGGGGTGGATCGGGGCATCGCCAATCTGGCGACCACCAGCGATGGTGTGAATTACAGCGGGGAGAAGCTCACCGGCTACCGCCGCCGGATGGCCCGGGTCCGGGCCGAGTTGCAGGCTCGTGGCACCAAGTCGGCTCGCCGGAAGCTGAAGCGGCGGGCCAAGCGGGAGCGCCGCTTCGCGACCGAGACCAACCATGTGATCGCCAACGAGATCGTGGCCGATGCGCAGCGCACCGGGCGCGGGATCGCCGTCGAGGAACTGGCGGGGATCCGCGAGCGGGTACGGCTTTGGCCATCCCAGCGGGCCACGCTCTCGAACTGGCCGTTCCACCAGCTAGGCGAGTTCCTCGCCTACAAGGCACGCCGGGCCGGCGTGGCCTTCGTGCAGGTGGATCCGGCCTACACCTCGCAAATGTGCCCGAACCGCTGGTGCGGGCACACCGCGAGGGCCAATCGTCCCAGCCGGGACAGCTTTCGCTGTGGGTCGTGCGGGTTCGCTGGACCGGCCGACCACATCGCCGCGCTCAACGTTTCCCGACGGGCGAGCGCGGTGTGGGCATTCGTCAACATGCCCAACGAGCCCGCCAGGGAAAGCGGGCTCAGTGCGTCCCGAGCCGGTCGGCCAGATCGGATCGTGAGGCGCAAGCCTTGGGCTTTAGCTCTGGGTCGTTGA
- a CDS encoding LLM class flavin-dependent oxidoreductase has protein sequence MLPDYPLRESLASIRLADETWHKDLWLLFAAAAQQTSRIRFGPSVSSVVLREPTLIAQAAATLDELSDGRAEAVLSSGNFGLLAQYNIDWTVTKPLSRVKEAAHVVRTLLDDGAITFDGEFFKYSGLFTFARPVQDRVPVKLGAMRGPRSFRAAGEHSDGVHHALSYTREAYDYLVQHFRAGAEKAGKDASTMDIGAWVVFATGPDSAVAKEAARSMVGLYASSMPAEQLERNGVDPNAMKPIVDALGAGDLARAIELTTPELGERLSIAGTPEECVAKIKREIEPSGVNHMILAITDATLVKQFMGRELPEVADVDTQLRLIHDQIMPAFA, from the coding sequence ATGCTGCCCGATTATCCGCTGCGGGAGTCGCTGGCGTCTATCCGCCTGGCCGACGAGACCTGGCACAAGGACCTGTGGCTGCTGTTCGCCGCCGCGGCCCAGCAGACGTCCCGCATCAGGTTCGGGCCCAGCGTGTCCTCGGTGGTGCTGCGCGAGCCGACCCTGATCGCCCAGGCGGCGGCCACGCTCGACGAGCTCAGCGACGGGCGGGCCGAGGCGGTGCTGTCCAGCGGCAACTTCGGGCTGCTCGCGCAGTACAACATCGACTGGACGGTCACCAAGCCGCTCTCGCGCGTGAAGGAGGCGGCGCACGTGGTGCGCACGCTGCTGGACGACGGCGCGATCACCTTCGACGGCGAGTTCTTCAAGTACAGCGGCCTGTTCACCTTCGCCCGCCCCGTGCAGGACCGCGTGCCGGTCAAACTCGGCGCGATGCGCGGACCGCGCTCCTTCCGGGCGGCCGGCGAGCACTCCGACGGCGTGCACCACGCGCTCAGCTACACCCGCGAGGCCTACGACTACCTCGTCCAGCACTTCAGAGCCGGCGCGGAGAAGGCGGGCAAGGACGCCTCGACGATGGACATCGGCGCCTGGGTCGTCTTCGCCACCGGCCCGGACTCGGCCGTGGCGAAGGAGGCCGCCCGCAGCATGGTCGGCCTCTACGCCTCGTCCATGCCCGCCGAGCAGCTCGAACGCAACGGCGTCGACCCGAACGCGATGAAGCCGATCGTCGACGCTCTCGGTGCCGGCGACCTGGCCAGGGCGATCGAGCTGACCACGCCCGAACTGGGGGAGCGGCTGTCCATCGCCGGCACCCCGGAGGAGTGCGTGGCCAAGATCAAGCGCGAGATCGAGCCGTCGGGCGTCAATCACATGATCCTGGCCATCACCGATGCGACGCTGGTCAAGCAGTTCATGGGACGGGAACTGCCCGAGGTGGCGGACGTGGACACCCAGCTCAGGCTGATCCACGACCAGATCATGCCCGCGTTCGCCTGA
- a CDS encoding bile acid:sodium symporter family protein, with translation MALAGVLLPIALAIIMLGLGLSLTIADFRRVVAYPKAAVVALTCQVVLLPAVCLGLVLAFGLPPALAVGMMLLAATPGGTTANLYSHLFGGDVALNVTLTAINSVLAVVTLPLVTNLSLSYFGDAGTLGLQFGKTLQVIALVLVPVAVGMAVRTFRPRFADRMESPVKIASVVILVLVILGALMQELDDLGGYIRSVGAITVLFSVISLAVGYWAPRLAGVGRRQAIASCMEIGIHNATLAITVALSPALLNNTQMAVPAATYGILMFFTGAAAGFLVRSRASSDAASEASTA, from the coding sequence ATGGCCCTTGCCGGCGTCTTGCTTCCCATCGCTCTGGCGATCATCATGCTGGGGCTCGGTCTGAGCCTGACGATCGCCGACTTCCGACGTGTGGTGGCCTACCCCAAGGCCGCCGTCGTAGCGCTGACCTGTCAGGTCGTGCTCTTACCCGCCGTGTGCCTCGGCCTCGTCCTCGCGTTCGGCCTTCCCCCCGCACTCGCCGTCGGCATGATGCTCCTGGCCGCCACGCCGGGCGGCACGACCGCGAACCTCTACAGTCACCTGTTCGGAGGCGACGTCGCGCTGAACGTGACGCTCACCGCGATCAACTCGGTACTGGCCGTCGTCACGCTGCCTCTGGTGACCAACCTGTCCCTGAGCTACTTCGGCGATGCAGGCACGCTGGGCCTTCAGTTCGGCAAGACGCTGCAGGTGATCGCGCTGGTGCTGGTCCCCGTGGCGGTCGGCATGGCTGTGCGCACGTTCAGGCCTCGGTTCGCGGACCGGATGGAATCCCCCGTGAAGATCGCTTCTGTCGTCATCCTGGTCCTGGTCATCCTCGGCGCGTTGATGCAGGAGCTGGACGATCTCGGAGGATACATCCGCTCCGTGGGCGCCATCACGGTCCTGTTCAGCGTGATCAGCTTGGCCGTCGGCTACTGGGCGCCCCGCCTTGCCGGAGTGGGCCGCCGCCAGGCCATCGCGTCCTGCATGGAGATCGGCATTCATAACGCGACCCTCGCGATCACCGTCGCGCTCAGCCCGGCCCTGCTGAACAACACGCAGATGGCGGTCCCCGCCGCGACGTACGGCATCCTGATGTTCTTCACCGGGGCCGCCGCCGGATTCCTTGTCCGATCTCGTGCCTCCTCCGACGCCGCGTCAGAGGCGAGCACTGCTTGA
- a CDS encoding YqjF family protein, with protein MTFLHWRYPAEVVSALVPGSLTVETFDGTAWVGLTPFRMEDARMPGMPALPWLSSFPETNCRTYVRDGRGRSGIWFLSLDAGRLVAAIGGRASYWLPYFWSDMSVHTEGGHRRYRCRRRWPEPEGVRCDVDVAVGAELAEGERDELAHFLTARYRLFTMVTGRLAAAETEHPAWPLQHAELISLEQDVLQAAGLPAPEGAPILHASPGVAVRVGMWSW; from the coding sequence ATGACGTTCTTGCACTGGCGGTATCCGGCCGAGGTGGTGAGCGCGCTGGTGCCGGGCTCGTTGACGGTCGAGACGTTCGACGGGACGGCGTGGGTGGGGCTGACGCCGTTCCGCATGGAGGATGCGCGGATGCCGGGTATGCCGGCGCTGCCGTGGTTGTCGAGCTTTCCGGAGACGAACTGCCGCACCTATGTGCGTGACGGTCGCGGGCGCTCCGGCATCTGGTTCCTGTCGTTGGACGCCGGGCGGCTGGTGGCCGCGATCGGCGGGCGCGCCTCCTACTGGCTGCCGTACTTCTGGTCGGACATGTCGGTGCACACCGAGGGCGGCCACAGGCGGTACCGGTGCCGTAGACGGTGGCCCGAGCCGGAGGGAGTGCGGTGCGATGTGGACGTGGCCGTGGGGGCGGAGCTGGCCGAGGGCGAACGCGACGAGCTGGCGCACTTCCTGACCGCCCGTTACCGCCTGTTCACGATGGTGACAGGGCGGCTGGCCGCGGCCGAGACCGAGCATCCCGCCTGGCCGTTGCAGCACGCGGAGCTGATCAGCCTGGAGCAGGACGTGCTCCAGGCCGCCGGCCTTCCGGCCCCGGAGGGCGCCCCGATCCTGCACGCCTCGCCCGGCGTGGCGGTGCGGGTGGGGATGTGGAGCTGGTGA
- a CDS encoding hemerythrin domain-containing protein — MKTMPETMGESDVIDLLLAQHAMIRDMFDEVEQAPRDRRGEAFTRLVRLLAVHETAEEEIVHPYARGKIDGGDGVVEDRLTEENEAKQLLQRMDQAGPDAPDFTENLAALRAAVEAHARSEERYEFIQLRAHTTEAERRGMAAGVKAAEAMAPTHPHPGTESATKNVLVGTPVAMMDRARDVIRQAMGKKH, encoded by the coding sequence ATGAAGACGATGCCGGAGACGATGGGCGAGAGTGACGTCATCGACCTGCTGCTGGCCCAGCACGCGATGATCAGGGACATGTTCGACGAGGTCGAACAGGCGCCGCGCGATCGGCGCGGCGAGGCGTTCACCCGGCTGGTGCGGCTCCTGGCCGTGCACGAGACCGCCGAAGAAGAGATCGTCCATCCCTATGCCCGCGGCAAGATCGATGGTGGCGACGGCGTCGTCGAGGACCGTCTGACCGAGGAGAACGAGGCCAAGCAGCTCCTGCAGCGGATGGACCAGGCCGGCCCGGACGCCCCCGACTTCACCGAGAACCTCGCCGCGCTGCGCGCCGCCGTCGAAGCCCACGCCCGCAGCGAGGAACGCTACGAATTCATCCAGCTGCGCGCCCACACGACCGAGGCCGAGCGCCGCGGCATGGCGGCCGGTGTCAAGGCGGCGGAGGCGATGGCCCCGACGCACCCGCACCCGGGCACCGAGTCGGCCACCAAGAACGTCCTGGTCGGCACGCCGGTCGCGATGATGGACCGGGCACGCGACGTGATCCGCCAGGCCATGGGCAAGAAACACTAG
- a CDS encoding DUF4383 domain-containing protein → MDSPRTAAGRSPVQLAAFVVGAVFVLVGLLGFVPGITTNYDEMRFAGHQSGALLLNVFQVSILHNLVHLLFGIAGILMARSWSGARAYLIGGGAVYLMLWIYGMLIRHDNPANFVPLNTADNWLHLILAVAMIALGLLLARRGASAVR, encoded by the coding sequence ATGGACAGCCCTCGTACCGCTGCCGGCAGGAGCCCCGTCCAGCTTGCGGCGTTCGTCGTCGGCGCCGTGTTCGTGCTCGTCGGCTTGCTCGGGTTCGTCCCTGGCATCACGACCAACTACGACGAGATGCGGTTCGCCGGCCACCAGTCCGGAGCGCTGTTGCTGAACGTGTTCCAGGTGTCGATTCTGCACAACCTCGTCCACCTGCTGTTCGGCATCGCCGGCATCCTCATGGCCAGGTCCTGGTCCGGCGCCCGCGCGTACCTCATCGGAGGCGGCGCCGTCTACCTGATGCTGTGGATCTACGGCATGCTGATCCGGCACGACAACCCGGCCAACTTCGTCCCGCTCAACACGGCCGACAACTGGCTGCACCTCATCCTGGCCGTCGCGATGATCGCCCTCGGCTTGCTCCTGGCCAGGCGGGGCGCCTCCGCCGTCCGCTAG
- a CDS encoding Fe-S cluster assembly protein HesB encodes MLTLTADAVAAIRDLTSQPETPPNTGLRIASSSVDGPAGSLELSISGGPHPDDQILEAEGVRVYLEPTAASLLHDKTLDAEMLEDRPTFRIIRQTT; translated from the coding sequence GTGCTCACGCTGACCGCCGACGCGGTCGCAGCCATCCGCGACCTGACGTCACAGCCGGAAACACCGCCGAACACCGGGCTACGCATCGCATCGTCGTCTGTCGACGGTCCTGCCGGATCTCTTGAACTCTCGATCTCGGGTGGGCCGCACCCTGACGATCAAATCCTGGAAGCAGAGGGCGTCCGGGTGTACCTCGAACCGACCGCCGCCTCACTTCTGCACGACAAGACCCTCGACGCAGAGATGCTGGAGGACAGACCCACCTTCCGGATCATTCGCCAGACGACGTGA
- a CDS encoding DUF4142 domain-containing protein, whose amino-acid sequence MFKRITLVLVAVAVALLSSATAGALTQPDLNEQDREFLRKAHRSNLAEIQAGQAAQEKGASATVRDLGAKIVTDHTKLDSDLRRVAEQVGVDLPKRPSADQRRELEQVTAQSGEDFDRAWLAAQIAGHHRSLANGAEELQEGSSSEVKQLARDARPIVQTHLDMLQKASGG is encoded by the coding sequence ATGTTCAAGAGGATCACTCTTGTCCTGGTCGCCGTTGCGGTTGCCTTGCTGTCTTCCGCGACTGCCGGTGCGCTCACGCAACCGGACCTCAACGAGCAGGACCGGGAATTCCTACGGAAAGCACATCGATCCAACCTGGCCGAGATCCAGGCTGGGCAAGCCGCTCAGGAGAAGGGCGCCAGCGCGACGGTCCGGGACCTTGGCGCCAAAATAGTCACCGATCACACCAAACTGGATAGCGACCTGCGCCGTGTGGCCGAGCAGGTAGGGGTGGACCTCCCCAAGCGGCCGAGTGCTGACCAGCGCCGCGAGCTCGAGCAAGTGACTGCGCAAAGCGGCGAGGATTTCGACCGGGCATGGCTGGCTGCGCAGATCGCCGGCCACCACCGATCTCTCGCAAACGGGGCCGAAGAACTGCAGGAGGGCTCGTCATCCGAGGTGAAGCAGCTGGCCAGGGACGCGAGGCCCATCGTCCAAACGCACCTGGACATGCTGCAGAAGGCCAGCGGCGGCTGA